TATGTACCAGCAGAAATGATTGCCGCAGGGATTATAATGAATTTCTTTTTTCCGGGTCTCGGCACCCTTGGCTGGGCCATTGTATTTGGTTTAATTATTACAGTAATTAATTTGTCTTATGTTGGTACCTTTGGCGAAATGGAATTTTGGCTTTCTATTATTAAAATAATGGCTATTTTAATGTTTATTGTTATTGCCGTCCTGATATTTTTGGGCCTAATCGGCAATGAAGGGTTTCTCGGCACCTCAGTACTGCTGGGTGACGGTGGATTTACTCCCAATGGCAGTTGGGCAATATTATTAACCATGGTAATTATCTTAGTTAATTTTCAGGGATCAGAGATTATTGGCCTGGCGGCAGGGGAAAGTAAAGAACCAGAAAAAAGCATTCCCATCGCCATTAAAAATGTCACTTGGCGGATTATCGCCCTTTATGTAATTCCTGTACTTTTACTGGTGACTATTTTCCCTTGGAAACAAGCTGGTTTAGAAGAAAGCGCCTTTGCCGCAGCCCTTAATTCCTATGGCTTTAAGTGGGCCGGCGGATTGTTTTCCTTTGTGGTATTAACCGCTGCTGTGTCTTGTTCCAACTCCGGTCTCTATGGCTGTACCAGAGCGGTCTACGCTTTGGCTAGAGAGGGAATGGCCCCCCGCTGGTTAGGAAAACTAAACAAAAATGGGGTGCCACAAAATGCAACTTTACTGTCCATCGCCGGCTGTTGGGTTGGGGTAATTGCTTACACCTTTGACACCAGCGAAACTATTTTTACTTACCTACTGGCTTTATCGGGATTTACCGGCGCCATTGCTTGGATCTCTATTTGTTGGTCACAGCTTAAATTCCGCCGTCGTTTAGAAAAACAAAATTATGATACCAGCAAACTTAAGTACCGGACACCATTTTTCCCGTACCTTACTCATTTTGCAATTTGGGTTCAAGTGGCCTGCCTAGCGGTAATTGCCTTTAACCAAGATTTGCGGGCCTCGTTCTTAATTGGTCTACCCCTCTTTATCTTGCCAATGATTTGGTACAAAATTTGGGGTCATAAGCTAAAGCCCATGACAGAGATTCGCAGAGTTAAATATGAGGATATATATAACGATTAAAAATAAGAGGAGCACGGCAATTAAACTAGCCTGCTCCTTCCTTTTATGCGTAATTGTTTATGGGATGAGAACTTGCTGGCCGATATATCCTTCCGTAATATTTGGCGTCGGTAACTGGGCATGATAAATTAAGGATCACAAAGGCTTTAGGATAACATAATATTTTAGGAGGTATAGCCAATGCGATTGGTTGCCAGATTTAAAGATAAAAAGCAAGTAAATTTTTTGGTGGATAGTTTGGAAAGGGGCGGCTTTAACCGGGACGACCTGATCATCAGTGACCTGCAGAGTACCGAAACCCACCCTTTAGGCAGTGCCGATGAGGTGGCAGAGGAAGTAGCCTTTGTTAAAAGGGAAAGCGATAGTCTGTGGAACACCGCATCCTATGGTGAAGATTTTCCAGCATTAGCGGGTAAAAACGGCACCATTGTGGCGGTGGAACTGCCCAAACACGATGTTACCCGGGTACAACAAATGATGGAGGATGCCGGTGCCGACGAAATAATAAAAGACTAGTGAAAGGCTACGCCTTATAATTAACCTTTGTTCGTTCTCAGCCGGTGGCGCACGTCCTATGCGCCACCCTGCCTCTGACAACCTCCTTCGCTAACTTCGGTTCGCTGCGCCACTATATGTCGTTCGCTACCTGCAGCAGGTGCCGGTTTTTTCAATTAACCTTTTATCTAAAAAGCAAAGGCAAAAGGCACCTGGGTTTTGTTATTAACAATATACAAAGGGGCGGTTGCAAAGTTTTGCAACCGCCCCTCTAGTTTCGTTTAAATTTCTACGGCATTACTCGGCTAAAACCGAGTAAACGTGGTCCCCAGTAAGAATCATAAACACTTGATATAGCAATGCCTTTACTGGAGCTGGAATGGATAAAGCTACCATTACCTAAGTAAATACCCACATGATTAATTGAGCCGCCAGACTTAAAGGCTACCAAATCCCCAGCCTTGGCCTCATCGGCAGAAACACCTTGTCCATGATGATACTGCGAAGATGCCGTACGCGGCAAGTCAACATTGAAGTTGGCAAATACATATTGGGTGTAACCAGAGCAATCAAAACCACTGGGTGATGAACCACCACCCCGATAGGGTGTACCAATAAATGACTTAGCATAGTCAATTATTGCCTCGGTACGACTGCCGCTTCTTGAGGCCACTTGTGTTGTGGCCGGAATAGCCGCAGATCCATCTTTACTGACTATTAAAGTTTGACCAGGACGAATCAAATCAGATGTCAAATTATTTAACGAACGGATATTATCTACTGTGGTGCCATAGCTTTGAGAAATCTTCCAAAGTGAATCTCCATTTTTAACAGTGTATTGGGTATCGGCAAAAGAAACATTTGGTAACAGACAAAAAGAAACCCCCATTGCAATAGACGCAATAAATAATTTTGACTTTAACATGTTGCCCCACTTTCCACACCTACGAGGTTAGCTGACGGGTTAGGGCTGAAAGTGTAGCCCTTTGCCTAAGCAATTCACCCCCACAATTGGGTTCCCCCGTTTCCTAAGAATTCGGCGTTAATTTTTTCATATTTATCCTATAGTTACCTTGTTATTTATTTTACAAATTTCTTATTCATTAGTCAAGCAACTGACGATTTAATTTATTAAATTATTACACACCTCCCTTTTTTCCAACTTTTTACATATAAATTTGCAAATATTTACTTCAATTTATATTAGATAAAAATTATCTTTATGTTACCAAATAATGCCAAAAAATTATTTATTAAAGAAAAAAAATCCAAACACCATTGAAGCTACAATTAATATAATGGGATGAACTTTAAAATAGAAAATGAACACCAATGCCACTAACCCAATAATCCAGGTAACCGGAACCGGAAAGGATTTAACTCCCATTTCCCAGGCCACTTGAATTAATAACACCACCACCACCGGACGAACTGCCTTCAACATGCCAGTCATTTGCGGCGTATCTTTGTATTTAAAATAAAGACTAGCCAGTGCCAGCATGGCTACAGCGGTGGGCACCACAGTACCAACTAAAGCCGCGGTTGCTCCCCAAAAACCAGCAATTTTATAACCCACATAGGCTGACATTTTGGTGGCAATGGGACCGGGCAAGGCATTGCCCATCGCCAACGCGTCGGTAAACTCTTCGGTACTCAACCACTTGTAATGATCAACCACTTCCTGCTGAATCAAAGGAATTACACTGGGCCCGCCCCCAAAGCCAAACAGGTTAGCGCGGCCAAAGGCCACAAACAGTTGCCAGATTACCAAATAAAAAGGTACTGCAGCTACTGCCGCCACCGCCGCAGTTTTGACGCCAGTATTTTTTTGTTCGGTCTGTTTATCGGTTTTTTCAGTGACCATCTCTCTTCCTCCTTTGTATACGAATGTACTTTTAGAAATTAGGTGGGTATTTGTAAAAAATTAATTTAAGCTATGTATTCTCACTAACACAGGTGGATTTTGCCTTTGCTTTCAAAACAAAGGTTATTTTAAAAACCCGACACTTGCTGCAGTAAGCGAACGACATATAGTTGAGCAGTGAACCGAACTTAGCGAAGTAGGCCGGCGGAGGCAGGGTGGCGCATAGGACGTGCGCCACCGGCAAACTAGCCATCCAAAATTCATAATTCATAATTCAAAATTGCCCCTTATCCAATGTGCTGAAATAGGCCTTTTTGGAATTTTCAATGTGCTCTCTGGCTAAGCGCTCGGCCAAATCGCCATCCTTCAGTTTCAAGGCTTCCAGCAATCGACGGTGTTCTTTATTGGCTTCCTCTATCCGTCCGGGCTTAGAGTAGCCCACCCGGGCATACCTAACTACATAATCCAACAGCGTGGTGATCATATCATACAACCTAGCACTGCCGGCGGCTTTATATATTAAATCGTTAAATTGTCGGTGGAATTTCTCTAGACTATCCAACTCTTTGCGTTTGAAACTTTCTTCAATAGACCTTAACAACTTTTCCAACTGCGCTAATTGGTCTGGGCTGATTCTTTCGGCTGCCATTCTGGCGGCTAAGCCCTCTAGCACCGCCCGAATGCGATATATTTCCAGCACTTCCGATTGATTTATTTCGGTAACCACCACGCCGATTCTTGGCAAATGGTATACCAAACCCGCCAATTCCAACATGCGAATGGCCTCCCTAACCGGAGTTCTACTGACCCCAAATATCTGGGCCAGCTTGCGTTCAATTAACCGCTCTCCTGGCTGCAAAGCCCCATCAAATATAGCCCGCCGCAGTTGTTGATAGACTTTGTCCCGCACCTGTGACTGAGGCTCATCAATAATCGGTTTTAGCTTAAAACCATCAACCATAACATCACTCCTTGGTATATGGTATACCATAATTATTGCTAATATTTTATTCTTTGTGTGATAAATTTGCAATAATAATTTAAAACCTGAGCAATCTAAATTAGGTGAATATTGTTAAAAAAGGATCTGACATTTTATTCGCGAATATTTATTTGTTCTAATTGATTTACATGGAGGTTAAATATTTTGAGTGACAACAAAACTAGCATCAGCAGCAAAATGCACCCTAAAGTACTGATGTTGCTTTCGGCAGGTCACTTGGTCACCGACATGGCTGCGGGGGCACTGCCGATACTACTGCCGATAATTCAAAGCGGTTTAAATTTATCCTATGGCGCAGCAGGTTTTATATCCCTGGTTTTTAATTTTAGTTCTTCAATTATCCAACCCCTTTTGGGCTTTTGGAGCGATAAGGTAAAATCTCGGTGGCTGTTACCGATGGGTTGTTTATTATCCATGTTCGGGTTAGCCCTAGCCGGTGTTGTTTCATCCTACGGACTGGTTTTAGCGGTTGTTTTAATTAGCGGTTTGGGTTCAGCATCCTATCACCCCGAGGCATCTAAAGTAAGTCGCTTGGCCAGCGGGCATCGGCTTACCACCGGCATGTCTCTCTTTACAGTTGGCGGTGCACTGGGAGCAGCACTGGGGTCATTAATTATGGCTCAACTTTTAAATATCTATGATCGGCAGGCCAGCGCCTATTTTATCATCCCTGGCATCATGATGGCCGTTTTATTTTTTTTATTGAATAGTAAACTGCCGGATGACCCACAGCCCACCGGTAAACATAACATTAACGTAAAAATCCAAGTACCTAGGCGGGTAATTGTTTCACTGGTGATTCTAATCTTGGTAATTATTGTCCGATCTTGGACACAGGCAGGGTTAACTTACTTTATGCCCCTTTATTTTGTGAATTATCTTGGGGAAAGCCCAGCCTACGCCAGCACCTTTTTGGTTTCATTTATGATTGCTGGTGCAGCGGGCACTGTTATCGGTGGGCCACTGGCCGATTATTTTGGCCGCAAAAAATATTTAGTTGGTTCAACGGCAATACTAATCCCGTTGTTGTTAATAATTAAATTTGTCACTGGTTTTTGGTTAATGGTAACGCTATTTATTACTGGTATGGTCATCGTTTCCACCATGGCCACCACCGTGGTGATGGGACAAGAACTGTTGCCCCACAGAATTGGTGTAGCCTCTGGCTTAATGACCGGTTTCGCCGTGGGAATGGGTGGTCTAGGGGTAACCTTTTTGGGAACCATTACCGACATCTTTGGCGCCCCCACTGCCTTTACGGCATTGTCCCTGTTTCCAATATTGGCGTTTATTTTAAGTTTGTTTTTACCAAACGATAACGATATTAGGAAAATAAATAAGTTGTAGTTTTTGTAAAATTTGCAGGAATTTTACTAACTATGTCGAATTATACAATTAGGAAATTATTAATTTAATTTTTTATTACAAGTATTTCCCTCTAAATAATTACTGTTTGAATTACTGTAATGTAATACAAAAAGAGAGGCCCGACGCCTCTCTTCTCTTATTTTTCTGGCTTAACCCCCATATGCATTGCTGCCACGCCACCATCATAGGGTTTAACTTGCACATCCACCAGCCCGGCATCGCGGAACATCTGTGCCAATTCGTCCCGGCCGGGAAATTCCTTAGCGGACTCCTGTAACCAGGAATAATGACCGTAATTTTTAGCCAGTAATTTGCCAAAAAGCGGCATGATATAACTGAAATAAAAATAGTACAGCTGCCGATATCCGGGAATTGTCGGTTGGGAGGTCTCCAAGCAAACCACCTTACCACCGGGTTTGGCCACCCGTTGCATTTCCTTTAATACCTGCATATAATCCGGTACGTTGCGCAAGCCAAAGCCAATGGTTACATAATTAAAGCTATTGTCGGCAAAGGGCAACTCCATGGCATTGCCATGGATTAATTCAACATTCTTTAATCCCTTATCCTGAACCTTGTCTTT
The DNA window shown above is from Peptococcaceae bacterium 1198_IL3148 and carries:
- a CDS encoding GntR family transcriptional regulator, yielding MVDGFKLKPIIDEPQSQVRDKVYQQLRRAIFDGALQPGERLIERKLAQIFGVSRTPVREAIRMLELAGLVYHLPRIGVVVTEINQSEVLEIYRIRAVLEGLAARMAAERISPDQLAQLEKLLRSIEESFKRKELDSLEKFHRQFNDLIYKAAGSARLYDMITTLLDYVVRYARVGYSKPGRIEEANKEHRRLLEALKLKDGDLAERLAREHIENSKKAYFSTLDKGQF
- a CDS encoding NlpC/P60 family protein; the encoded protein is MLKSKLFIASIAMGVSFCLLPNVSFADTQYTVKNGDSLWKISQSYGTTVDNIRSLNNLTSDLIRPGQTLIVSKDGSAAIPATTQVASRSGSRTEAIIDYAKSFIGTPYRGGGSSPSGFDCSGYTQYVFANFNVDLPRTASSQYHHGQGVSADEAKAGDLVAFKSGGSINHVGIYLGNGSFIHSSSSKGIAISSVYDSYWGPRLLGFSRVMP
- a CDS encoding MFS transporter codes for the protein MSDNKTSISSKMHPKVLMLLSAGHLVTDMAAGALPILLPIIQSGLNLSYGAAGFISLVFNFSSSIIQPLLGFWSDKVKSRWLLPMGCLLSMFGLALAGVVSSYGLVLAVVLISGLGSASYHPEASKVSRLASGHRLTTGMSLFTVGGALGAALGSLIMAQLLNIYDRQASAYFIIPGIMMAVLFFLLNSKLPDDPQPTGKHNINVKIQVPRRVIVSLVILILVIIVRSWTQAGLTYFMPLYFVNYLGESPAYASTFLVSFMIAGAAGTVIGGPLADYFGRKKYLVGSTAILIPLLLIIKFVTGFWLMVTLFITGMVIVSTMATTVVMGQELLPHRIGVASGLMTGFAVGMGGLGVTFLGTITDIFGAPTAFTALSLFPILAFILSLFLPNDNDIRKINKL
- a CDS encoding amino acid permease gives rise to the protein MSVKESELLTGVAATGTDLQRGLKSRHLQLIALGGIIGSGYFLGTGYVIDSAGPAAFLAYLLGGLIVLCVMLCMGELAVAIPISGSFVTYAHDFISPAWACGVGWSYWLTWVTYVPAEMIAAGIIMNFFFPGLGTLGWAIVFGLIITVINLSYVGTFGEMEFWLSIIKIMAILMFIVIAVLIFLGLIGNEGFLGTSVLLGDGGFTPNGSWAILLTMVIILVNFQGSEIIGLAAGESKEPEKSIPIAIKNVTWRIIALYVIPVLLLVTIFPWKQAGLEESAFAAALNSYGFKWAGGLFSFVVLTAAVSCSNSGLYGCTRAVYALAREGMAPRWLGKLNKNGVPQNATLLSIAGCWVGVIAYTFDTSETIFTYLLALSGFTGAIAWISICWSQLKFRRRLEKQNYDTSKLKYRTPFFPYLTHFAIWVQVACLAVIAFNQDLRASFLIGLPLFILPMIWYKIWGHKLKPMTEIRRVKYEDIYND
- the menG gene encoding demethylmenaquinone methyltransferase, which gives rise to MKQSKEQRVHTVFEDISDKYDVMNSVISFKRHLAWRRDTMKRMDVQRGQRALDVCCGTADWTIALAEQVGASGEVKGLDFSKNMLKVGKDKVQDKGLKNVELIHGNAMELPFADNSFNYVTIGFGLRNVPDYMQVLKEMQRVAKPGGKVVCLETSQPTIPGYRQLYYFYFSYIMPLFGKLLAKNYGHYSWLQESAKEFPGRDELAQMFRDAGLVDVQVKPYDGGVAAMHMGVKPEK
- a CDS encoding chromate transporter, giving the protein MVTEKTDKQTEQKNTGVKTAAVAAVAAVPFYLVIWQLFVAFGRANLFGFGGGPSVIPLIQQEVVDHYKWLSTEEFTDALAMGNALPGPIATKMSAYVGYKIAGFWGATAALVGTVVPTAVAMLALASLYFKYKDTPQMTGMLKAVRPVVVVLLIQVAWEMGVKSFPVPVTWIIGLVALVFIFYFKVHPIILIVASMVFGFFFFNK